One Lacunisphaera limnophila DNA window includes the following coding sequences:
- a CDS encoding Gfo/Idh/MocA family protein codes for MNTRRRFLTQLAVGAAGMTMATRSWASVIVPKKKDRLGVALVGLGYYSTDLLAPALQLTTQCRLAGVVSGTPAKLAMWQQRHGLPEANLYNYDNFDTIANNTDIDVVYIVLPPSMHAEYTIRAARAGKHVWCEKPMAPSVKECEAMIKACRDHGVTLAIGYRLHHEPNTQRIMQFRREQKYGPAVRATAEAGYVDPRKDHWKQKKAMGGGVMGDMGVYPLNAIRYGVGLEPIAVTAQASTTRPEIYTEVEETMAFQLEFPGGATAAGEASFGKRMNRLRVGNTQGWYELSPFQNYSGIKGTTSDGVALDAVVPNQQAKQMDDDAAAIMHGTPLLAPGEEGLKDTIVVEAIYRAASSGQKEKVG; via the coding sequence ATGAACACGCGCAGAAGGTTTCTGACCCAATTGGCGGTGGGAGCGGCGGGGATGACGATGGCGACGCGCTCGTGGGCGTCGGTCATCGTGCCGAAAAAGAAGGACCGGCTTGGCGTGGCACTCGTGGGGCTCGGCTACTACAGCACGGATCTCCTCGCACCGGCCCTGCAGCTCACGACCCAGTGCCGGCTCGCGGGCGTCGTGTCCGGCACGCCGGCGAAGCTGGCGATGTGGCAGCAGCGGCACGGGCTGCCGGAGGCGAATCTCTACAACTACGACAACTTTGACACGATCGCCAACAACACGGACATCGACGTGGTCTACATCGTGTTGCCGCCGTCGATGCACGCGGAGTACACGATCCGCGCCGCGCGGGCGGGGAAGCACGTGTGGTGTGAGAAGCCGATGGCGCCTTCGGTCAAGGAGTGCGAGGCCATGATCAAGGCGTGCCGGGACCATGGGGTGACGCTCGCGATCGGCTACCGGCTGCACCACGAGCCGAACACCCAGCGGATCATGCAATTTCGCCGCGAGCAGAAATATGGGCCGGCGGTCCGCGCCACGGCCGAGGCCGGTTATGTCGACCCGCGGAAGGATCACTGGAAGCAGAAGAAGGCGATGGGCGGCGGCGTGATGGGCGACATGGGCGTCTATCCGCTCAACGCGATCCGGTACGGGGTTGGGCTCGAGCCCATCGCGGTCACGGCGCAGGCCTCGACCACCCGGCCGGAGATCTACACCGAGGTGGAAGAGACCATGGCATTTCAGCTGGAATTTCCGGGCGGAGCCACGGCCGCCGGCGAGGCGAGCTTCGGCAAACGCATGAACCGGCTGCGGGTGGGGAACACGCAGGGTTGGTATGAGCTGTCGCCGTTCCAGAATTACAGCGGCATCAAGGGCACGACCAGCGACGGCGTCGCGCTCGACGCCGTGGTGCCGAACCAGCAGGCGAAGCAGATGGACGACGATGCCGCCGCCATCATGCACGGCACGCCGCTGCTCGCCCCCGGCGAGGAGGGGTTGAAGGACACGATCGTCGTGGAGGCGATC